GAGGCGAAAACCCAGCTCTGTTCTGAAGGACCAAATTCTGGGTTACACCGACTGCTCGAACAATTACGGTCTGAGGCCTCGCGACCCTGAAAAGCGGGAACAAAGCCCCGGTAAGGGGAAAACTGAACGCACCCTGCGGTACCCGACAGCCCTTGGTGTAATTTCACCTGTGGGCACGTCCGCGGCTCGCAGCTGCAGGGATTATTCAACACCACGGAGACGCCTTGCCCCAGAGACATCAAGGGCCGCTCCGGCTTCACCTAAAGCCCGCGGACATGAAGCACGGCCTCCAGAGGGACGGCTCTCCAAAGCGGCCCGGCCACTTACCCCGAGCTTCCTTTCCTCCGGATGATTTTCGTCCGGCTCCTCACTTTGTAGCTGGAGAGAACGGCGTCGCCGAAGGGCTTCGCCCCGCCGAGacccgcggcggcggcgctgggcggCCGGCTGGCTTGGGGGAAGGCGGAAACCGCGGGCTTCTTCTCGTCCTCGCACCGCCACCTGAACGCCGACCTGGACGTGGAGGGGGACGCCTGCAGGGCGGAGGCTTTCCACTTGTATTTGCTGGGGGAAACGCCCGGCTTGGGCTGCAGCGGCCATTTCCTCGCCTTGCTCCCCAAATCCGCTTTCGGCGACGCCTTCGCCGCCCTCTCCGCCCCGCCGGGGGTTTTCCGAGCGCCGTCGGGGGCCCGAGGGCTCCCCCACCTCTTCACGGCCCGGCAGCACCTCCCGGGGTTCGCCACCCAGGTGTAGTTGGTTTTCTTAAACTTGGAGGCTTTGCCGGAGGCCGCCGCCGCGGCCCTTTGGAGGCCGGGAGCTTTGTGCAGCGCCGCAAACCTGCTCTTCGCCCCCGCCGCCAGAACCGCAGCGGGTCTGGAGGACGCCTCCTCGCCCCCGAGGAGCTTGGGCTCTCGGAAAACATCCCCGCCTTGCTCGCAGCCCGATTGTCCCGGGGCCGGTGGCTCCGGCTTGCACCACACCAGGTGCCGAGCCTGCTGGCAGCCCGGCGGAGGCCAGGAGCGCTGCGGCTCCGTCTTGGGCGCCACGGCGCTCTCGCAAGGAGCCGGGGAGCTTTCGGCCGCCTCGGCGCTCAGACGCACGGTCCGGGGTTTATCCAGCGGGCCGGGGTAGGACGAGCTGACAACGCGGTGGGAGGAACTGAAGGAGACGGAGAGGGAGGGCTTTGGCTCCCCTTTTCGGCTCGGGTAGGGAGCGGCGGAGGATTTCTGCCCGTTTTTACCCTCGCCTGGAGCAACCCCGCCGGTTTTCAGCCGGGGAACTTCCCAGTAAGAACCCGCAAGACCTTCGGGACCGAAACCTTCGGGACCAAGACCTTCGGGAccaagaccttcaggatcaaaACCTTCGGGACCAAGACCTTCAGCACCAAGACCTTCGGGAccaagaccttcaggatcaaaACCTTCGGGACCAAGACCTTCGGGATCAAAACCTTCGGGACCAAGACCTTCAGCACCAAGACCTTCGGGACCAAGACCTTCGGGACCAAAACCTTCAGCACCAAGACCTTCAGCAccaagaccttcaggatcaaaACCTTCAGGATCAAAACCTTCAGCACCAAGACCTTCAGCAccaagaccttcaggatcaaaACCTTCAGGACCAAGACCTCCAGGACCAAGACCTCCAGCACCAAGACCTTCAGCAccaagaccttcaggatcaaaACCTTCGGGACCAAGACCTCCAGCACCAAGACCTTCAGCACCAAGACCTTCGGGACCTAGAACCAGTTCGGTCCTCTGCGTCACCTGGATCCCCACGACAATGTTCCCGTCCCTAGTCAAGTCCACGTGCCTCTCCGGGGCCGCCGCGGGTGCCGGGGCCGCCCTGCcctccgcgccgccgcccccgaAAACCCTGGAGGTGCCGACGTTCCCCGCCTCGCGCGGCGGCGGCTGGTTGACGAGGGAATATTTCTTCCTCCAGGAGCGGCCCTGCCGGAAATCCCGGGGGGGTTGCGGGGGGTACCCGCCCGCAAACGGCCCCCTCCTGCCGAACGGGGGCTGCCTGGGGTTGCCCCAGCTCGGCGGCCGCGGCGCGTCCCCGTGGGCGCTCCTGTGGCTGTCTATGagacctggggggggggaggaaaaaaaaaaaaaaaaaaacacatctggtAACATCCAGCCCCGtattttggggggttttggggtttttggtttggtttttttttttttttttttgtcactcgGCGCCGGCCCGAAGCGGGCGGGAGGCTCCGAGGCAGCCCCCGGGgtggggcagcccccggggtgGGCCGGGAGCTCCTAAGGAGCAGCTGGGGGGTAATTAGCACGGGTGATTAACGCTGGCTTTGGTAATTAACACCAATTCCCTCTCGGGGCGGGGAAGCCGGGGGcgcctcccccccaccccagcacccttgggtgccctcagagccccccggccccctggGTCCCCCCCCAggggctcccagccccccccctcGATTACCGGGGCCCCTCTGAGCCTggccttcctcttcctcctcacgccctcctcttcctcctccccccctcctcttcctctcccctccccctcttcctcaccccctcccctccctcttcttctcttcctcccccccctcttcttcctccccccccacccctcttccccct
The genomic region above belongs to Cygnus atratus isolate AKBS03 ecotype Queensland, Australia chromosome 2, CAtr_DNAZoo_HiC_assembly, whole genome shotgun sequence and contains:
- the ZC3H3 gene encoding zinc finger CCCH domain-containing protein 3 isoform X9; the encoded protein is MEESERLRREIRRLQGLIDSHRSAHGDAPRPPSWGNPRQPPFGRRGPFAGGYPPQPPRDFRQGRSWRKKYSLVNQPPPREAGNVGTSRVFGGGGAEGRAAPAPAAAPERHVDLTRDGNIVVGIQVTQRTELVLGPEGLGAEGLGAGGLGPEGFDPEGLGAEGLGAGGLGPGGLGPEGFDPEGLGAEGLGAEGFDPEGLGAEGLGPEGLGPEGLGAEGLGPEGFDPEGLGPEGLGPEGFGPEGLAGSYWEVPRLKTGGVAPGEGKNGQKSSAAPYPSRKGEPKPSLSVSFSSSHRVVSSSYPGPLDKPRTVRLSAEAAESSPAPCESAVAPKTEPQRSWPPPGCQQARHLVWCKPEPPAPGQSGCEQGGDVFREPKLLGGEEASSRPAAVLAAGAKSRFAALHKAPGLQRAAAAASGKASKFKKTNYTWVANPGRCCRAVKRWGSPRAPDGARKTPGGAERAAKASPKADLGSKARKWPLQPKPGVSPSKYKWKASALQASPSTSRSAFRWRCEDEKKPAVSAFPQASRPPSAAAAGLGGAKPFGDAVLSSYKVRSRTKIIRRKGSSGSPADKKSSPSPPTPLKSPFHAKKRNLRGKPALPKRCSPKGLLQLTKHRLCRLPAARSQVSTREGASLLFARSPPANKVIKTRYRIVKKNVVFPSSSFSSPVPSWKTRRLGTSRSPLLNQARPSPQGSKSQPVPQGWRSKGYRCIGGVMYRVSANKLSKTSSTPGRGRDLSTKSPGRAARLSGTPGSTGFSPSGILNRSATSRYIASRAVQRSLAIIRQAKQKKEKKKEYCMYYNRFGKCNRGENCPYIHDPEKVAVCTRFLRGTCKKTDGNCPFSHKVSKDKMPVCSYFLKGICSNSNCPYSHVYVSRKAEVCQDFLKGYCPMGEKCKKKHTLVCPDFAKKGVCPQGARCKLLHPQKKRQPRGDVSDPPSKCRRLCEETGRNDPAQPCDDGEVPGPSGAEQEVKFWREADASQSSRLQKLPSFISLLSASPGDEGCKVERDEDEPGDEPGGTKWKRTSSWAASRDSENAAQEEGGGRGKRLQIKPRL
- the ZC3H3 gene encoding zinc finger CCCH domain-containing protein 3 isoform X4, with translation MEESERLRREIRRLQGLIDSHRSAHGDAPRPPSWGNPRQPPFGRRGPFAGGYPPQPPRDFRQGRSWRKKYSLVNQPPPREAGNVGTSRVFGGGGAEGRAAPAPAAAPERHVDLTRDGNIVVGIQVTQRTELVLGPEGLGAEGLGAGGLGPEGFDPEGLGAEGLGAGGLGPGGLGPEGFDPEGLGAEGLGAEGFDPEGLGAEGFGPEGLGPEGLGAEGLGPEGFDPEGLGPEGLGAEGLGPEGFDPEGLGPEGLGPEGFGPEGLAGSYWEVPRLKTGGVAPGEGKNGQKSSAAPYPSRKGEPKPSLSVSFSSSHRVVSSSYPGPLDKPRTVRLSAEAAESSPAPCESAVAPKTEPQRSWPPPGCQQARHLVWCKPEPPAPGQSGCEQGGDVFREPKLLGGEEASSRPAAVLAAGAKSRFAALHKAPGLQRAAAAASGKASKFKKTNYTWVANPGRCCRAVKRWGSPRAPDGARKTPGGAERAAKASPKADLGSKARKWPLQPKPGVSPSKYKWKASALQASPSTSRSAFRWRCEDEKKPAVSAFPQASRPPSAAAAGLGGAKPFGDAVLSSYKVRSRTKIIRRKGSSGSPADKKSSPSPPTPLKSPFHAKKRNLRGKPALPKRCSPKGLLQLTKHRLCRLPAARSQVSTREGASLLFARSPPANKVIKTRYRIVKKNVVFPSSSFSSPVPSWKTRRLGTSRSPLLNQARPSPQGSKSQPVPQGWRSKGYRCIGGVMYRVSANKLSKTSSTPGRGRDLSTKSPGRAARLSGTPGSTGFSPSGILNRSATSRYIASRAVQRSLAIIRQAKQKKEKKKEYCMYYNRFGKCNRGENCPYIHDPEKVAVCTRFLRGTCKKTDGNCPFSHKVSKDKMPVCSYFLKGICSNSNCPYSHVYVSRKAEVCQDFLKGYCPMGEKCKKKHTLVCPDFAKKGVCPQGARCKLLHPQKKRQPRGDVSDPPSKCRRLCEETGRNDPAQPCDDGEVPGPSGAEQEVKFWREADASQSSRLQKLPSFISLLSASPGDEGCKVERDEDEPGDEPGGTKWKRTSSWAASRDSENAAQEEGGGRGKRLQIKPRL
- the ZC3H3 gene encoding zinc finger CCCH domain-containing protein 3 isoform X5, coding for MEESERLRREIRRLQGLIDSHRSAHGDAPRPPSWGNPRQPPFGRRGPFAGGYPPQPPRDFRQGRSWRKKYSLVNQPPPREAGNVGTSRVFGGGGAEGRAAPAPAAAPERHVDLTRDGNIVVGIQVTQRTELVLGPEGLGAEGLGAGGLGAGGLGPGGLGPEGFDPEGLGAEGLGAEGFDPEGLGAEGFGPEGLGPEGLGAEGLGPEGFDPEGLGPEGFDPEGLGPEGLGAEGLGPEGFDPEGLGPEGLGPEGFGPEGLAGSYWEVPRLKTGGVAPGEGKNGQKSSAAPYPSRKGEPKPSLSVSFSSSHRVVSSSYPGPLDKPRTVRLSAEAAESSPAPCESAVAPKTEPQRSWPPPGCQQARHLVWCKPEPPAPGQSGCEQGGDVFREPKLLGGEEASSRPAAVLAAGAKSRFAALHKAPGLQRAAAAASGKASKFKKTNYTWVANPGRCCRAVKRWGSPRAPDGARKTPGGAERAAKASPKADLGSKARKWPLQPKPGVSPSKYKWKASALQASPSTSRSAFRWRCEDEKKPAVSAFPQASRPPSAAAAGLGGAKPFGDAVLSSYKVRSRTKIIRRKGSSGSPADKKSSPSPPTPLKSPFHAKKRNLRGKPALPKRCSPKGLLQLTKHRLCRLPAARSQVSTREGASLLFARSPPANKVIKTRYRIVKKNVVFPSSSFSSPVPSWKTRRLGTSRSPLLNQARPSPQGSKSQPVPQGWRSKGYRCIGGVMYRVSANKLSKTSSTPGRGRDLSTKSPGRAARLSGTPGSTGFSPSGILNRSATSRYIASRAVQRSLAIIRQAKQKKEKKKEYCMYYNRFGKCNRGENCPYIHDPEKVAVCTRFLRGTCKKTDGNCPFSHKVSKDKMPVCSYFLKGICSNSNCPYSHVYVSRKAEVCQDFLKGYCPMGEKCKKKHTLVCPDFAKKGVCPQGARCKLLHPQKKRQPRGDVSDPPSKCRRLCEETGRNDPAQPCDDGEVPGPSGAEQEVKFWREADASQSSRLQKLPSFISLLSASPGDEGCKVERDEDEPGDEPGGTKWKRTSSWAASRDSENAAQEEGGGRGKRLQIKPRL
- the ZC3H3 gene encoding zinc finger CCCH domain-containing protein 3 isoform X8 codes for the protein MEESERLRREIRRLQGLIDSHRSAHGDAPRPPSWGNPRQPPFGRRGPFAGGYPPQPPRDFRQGRSWRKKYSLVNQPPPREAGNVGTSRVFGGGGAEGRAAPAPAAAPERHVDLTRDGNIVVGIQVTQRTELVLGPEGLGAEGLGAGGLGAGGLGPGGLGPEGFDPEGLGAEGLGAEGFDPEGLGAEGLGPEGFDPEGLGPEGFDPEGLGPEGLGAEGLGPEGFDPEGLGPEGLGPEGFGPEGLAGSYWEVPRLKTGGVAPGEGKNGQKSSAAPYPSRKGEPKPSLSVSFSSSHRVVSSSYPGPLDKPRTVRLSAEAAESSPAPCESAVAPKTEPQRSWPPPGCQQARHLVWCKPEPPAPGQSGCEQGGDVFREPKLLGGEEASSRPAAVLAAGAKSRFAALHKAPGLQRAAAAASGKASKFKKTNYTWVANPGRCCRAVKRWGSPRAPDGARKTPGGAERAAKASPKADLGSKARKWPLQPKPGVSPSKYKWKASALQASPSTSRSAFRWRCEDEKKPAVSAFPQASRPPSAAAAGLGGAKPFGDAVLSSYKVRSRTKIIRRKGSSGSPADKKSSPSPPTPLKSPFHAKKRNLRGKPALPKRCSPKGLLQLTKHRLCRLPAARSQVSTREGASLLFARSPPANKVIKTRYRIVKKNVVFPSSSFSSPVPSWKTRRLGTSRSPLLNQARPSPQGSKSQPVPQGWRSKGYRCIGGVMYRVSANKLSKTSSTPGRGRDLSTKSPGRAARLSGTPGSTGFSPSGILNRSATSRYIASRAVQRSLAIIRQAKQKKEKKKEYCMYYNRFGKCNRGENCPYIHDPEKVAVCTRFLRGTCKKTDGNCPFSHKVSKDKMPVCSYFLKGICSNSNCPYSHVYVSRKAEVCQDFLKGYCPMGEKCKKKHTLVCPDFAKKGVCPQGARCKLLHPQKKRQPRGDVSDPPSKCRRLCEETGRNDPAQPCDDGEVPGPSGAEQEVKFWREADASQSSRLQKLPSFISLLSASPGDEGCKVERDEDEPGDEPGGTKWKRTSSWAASRDSENAAQEEGGGRGKRLQIKPRL
- the ZC3H3 gene encoding zinc finger CCCH domain-containing protein 3 isoform X6, with translation MEESERLRREIRRLQGLIDSHRSAHGDAPRPPSWGNPRQPPFGRRGPFAGGYPPQPPRDFRQGRSWRKKYSLVNQPPPREAGNVGTSRVFGGGGAEGRAAPAPAAAPERHVDLTRDGNIVVGIQVTQRTELVLGPEGLGAEGLGAGGLGAGGLGPGGLGPEGFDPEGLGAEGLGAEGFDPEGLGPEGLGAEGLGPEGFDPEGLGPEGFDPEGLGPEGLGAEGLGPEGFDPEGLGPEGLGPEGFGPEGLAGSYWEVPRLKTGGVAPGEGKNGQKSSAAPYPSRKGEPKPSLSVSFSSSHRVVSSSYPGPLDKPRTVRLSAEAAESSPAPCESAVAPKTEPQRSWPPPGCQQARHLVWCKPEPPAPGQSGCEQGGDVFREPKLLGGEEASSRPAAVLAAGAKSRFAALHKAPGLQRAAAAASGKASKFKKTNYTWVANPGRCCRAVKRWGSPRAPDGARKTPGGAERAAKASPKADLGSKARKWPLQPKPGVSPSKYKWKASALQASPSTSRSAFRWRCEDEKKPAVSAFPQASRPPSAAAAGLGGAKPFGDAVLSSYKVRSRTKIIRRKGSSGSPADKKSSPSPPTPLKSPFHAKKRNLRGKPALPKRCSPKGLLQLTKHRLCRLPAARSQVSTREGASLLFARSPPANKVIKTRYRIVKKNVVFPSSSFSSPVPSWKTRRLGTSRSPLLNQARPSPQGSKSQPVPQGWRSKGYRCIGGVMYRVSANKLSKTSSTPGRGRDLSTKSPGRAARLSGTPGSTGFSPSGILNRSATSRYIASRAVQRSLAIIRQAKQKKEKKKEYCMYYNRFGKCNRGENCPYIHDPEKVAVCTRFLRGTCKKTDGNCPFSHKVSKDKMPVCSYFLKGICSNSNCPYSHVYVSRKAEVCQDFLKGYCPMGEKCKKKHTLVCPDFAKKGVCPQGARCKLLHPQKKRQPRGDVSDPPSKCRRLCEETGRNDPAQPCDDGEVPGPSGAEQEVKFWREADASQSSRLQKLPSFISLLSASPGDEGCKVERDEDEPGDEPGGTKWKRTSSWAASRDSENAAQEEGGGRGKRLQIKPRL
- the ZC3H3 gene encoding zinc finger CCCH domain-containing protein 3 isoform X7, with the protein product MEESERLRREIRRLQGLIDSHRSAHGDAPRPPSWGNPRQPPFGRRGPFAGGYPPQPPRDFRQGRSWRKKYSLVNQPPPREAGNVGTSRVFGGGGAEGRAAPAPAAAPERHVDLTRDGNIVVGIQVTQRTELVLGPEGLGAEGLGAGGLGPEGFDPEGLGAEGLGAGGLGPGGLGPEGFDPEGLGAEGLGAEGFDPEGFDPEGLGAEGLGAEGFGPEGLGPEGLGAEGLGPEGLGPEGLGPEGFGPEGLAGSYWEVPRLKTGGVAPGEGKNGQKSSAAPYPSRKGEPKPSLSVSFSSSHRVVSSSYPGPLDKPRTVRLSAEAAESSPAPCESAVAPKTEPQRSWPPPGCQQARHLVWCKPEPPAPGQSGCEQGGDVFREPKLLGGEEASSRPAAVLAAGAKSRFAALHKAPGLQRAAAAASGKASKFKKTNYTWVANPGRCCRAVKRWGSPRAPDGARKTPGGAERAAKASPKADLGSKARKWPLQPKPGVSPSKYKWKASALQASPSTSRSAFRWRCEDEKKPAVSAFPQASRPPSAAAAGLGGAKPFGDAVLSSYKVRSRTKIIRRKGSSGSPADKKSSPSPPTPLKSPFHAKKRNLRGKPALPKRCSPKGLLQLTKHRLCRLPAARSQVSTREGASLLFARSPPANKVIKTRYRIVKKNVVFPSSSFSSPVPSWKTRRLGTSRSPLLNQARPSPQGSKSQPVPQGWRSKGYRCIGGVMYRVSANKLSKTSSTPGRGRDLSTKSPGRAARLSGTPGSTGFSPSGILNRSATSRYIASRAVQRSLAIIRQAKQKKEKKKEYCMYYNRFGKCNRGENCPYIHDPEKVAVCTRFLRGTCKKTDGNCPFSHKVSKDKMPVCSYFLKGICSNSNCPYSHVYVSRKAEVCQDFLKGYCPMGEKCKKKHTLVCPDFAKKGVCPQGARCKLLHPQKKRQPRGDVSDPPSKCRRLCEETGRNDPAQPCDDGEVPGPSGAEQEVKFWREADASQSSRLQKLPSFISLLSASPGDEGCKVERDEDEPGDEPGGTKWKRTSSWAASRDSENAAQEEGGGRGKRLQIKPRL
- the ZC3H3 gene encoding zinc finger CCCH domain-containing protein 3 isoform X1, which encodes MEESERLRREIRRLQGLIDSHRSAHGDAPRPPSWGNPRQPPFGRRGPFAGGYPPQPPRDFRQGRSWRKKYSLVNQPPPREAGNVGTSRVFGGGGAEGRAAPAPAAAPERHVDLTRDGNIVVGIQVTQRTELVLGPEGLGAEGLGAGGLGPEGFDPEGLGAEGLGAGGLGPGGLGPEGFDPEGLGAEGLGAEGFDPEGFDPEGLGAEGLGAEGFGPEGLGPEGLGAEGLGPEGFDPEGLGPEGFDPEGLGPEGLGAEGLGPEGFDPEGLGPEGLGPEGFGPEGLAGSYWEVPRLKTGGVAPGEGKNGQKSSAAPYPSRKGEPKPSLSVSFSSSHRVVSSSYPGPLDKPRTVRLSAEAAESSPAPCESAVAPKTEPQRSWPPPGCQQARHLVWCKPEPPAPGQSGCEQGGDVFREPKLLGGEEASSRPAAVLAAGAKSRFAALHKAPGLQRAAAAASGKASKFKKTNYTWVANPGRCCRAVKRWGSPRAPDGARKTPGGAERAAKASPKADLGSKARKWPLQPKPGVSPSKYKWKASALQASPSTSRSAFRWRCEDEKKPAVSAFPQASRPPSAAAAGLGGAKPFGDAVLSSYKVRSRTKIIRRKGSSGSPADKKSSPSPPTPLKSPFHAKKRNLRGKPALPKRCSPKGLLQLTKHRLCRLPAARSQVSTREGASLLFARSPPANKVIKTRYRIVKKNVVFPSSSFSSPVPSWKTRRLGTSRSPLLNQARPSPQGSKSQPVPQGWRSKGYRCIGGVMYRVSANKLSKTSSTPGRGRDLSTKSPGRAARLSGTPGSTGFSPSGILNRSATSRYIASRAVQRSLAIIRQAKQKKEKKKEYCMYYNRFGKCNRGENCPYIHDPEKVAVCTRFLRGTCKKTDGNCPFSHKVSKDKMPVCSYFLKGICSNSNCPYSHVYVSRKAEVCQDFLKGYCPMGEKCKKKHTLVCPDFAKKGVCPQGARCKLLHPQKKRQPRGDVSDPPSKCRRLCEETGRNDPAQPCDDGEVPGPSGAEQEVKFWREADASQSSRLQKLPSFISLLSASPGDEGCKVERDEDEPGDEPGGTKWKRTSSWAASRDSENAAQEEGGGRGKRLQIKPRL
- the ZC3H3 gene encoding zinc finger CCCH domain-containing protein 3 isoform X3 gives rise to the protein MEESERLRREIRRLQGLIDSHRSAHGDAPRPPSWGNPRQPPFGRRGPFAGGYPPQPPRDFRQGRSWRKKYSLVNQPPPREAGNVGTSRVFGGGGAEGRAAPAPAAAPERHVDLTRDGNIVVGIQVTQRTELVLGPEGLGAEGLGAGGLGAGGLGPGGLGPEGFDPEGLGAEGLGAEGFDPEGFDPEGLGAEGLGAEGFGPEGLGPEGLGAEGLGPEGFDPEGLGPEGFDPEGLGPEGLGAEGLGPEGFDPEGLGPEGLGPEGFGPEGLAGSYWEVPRLKTGGVAPGEGKNGQKSSAAPYPSRKGEPKPSLSVSFSSSHRVVSSSYPGPLDKPRTVRLSAEAAESSPAPCESAVAPKTEPQRSWPPPGCQQARHLVWCKPEPPAPGQSGCEQGGDVFREPKLLGGEEASSRPAAVLAAGAKSRFAALHKAPGLQRAAAAASGKASKFKKTNYTWVANPGRCCRAVKRWGSPRAPDGARKTPGGAERAAKASPKADLGSKARKWPLQPKPGVSPSKYKWKASALQASPSTSRSAFRWRCEDEKKPAVSAFPQASRPPSAAAAGLGGAKPFGDAVLSSYKVRSRTKIIRRKGSSGSPADKKSSPSPPTPLKSPFHAKKRNLRGKPALPKRCSPKGLLQLTKHRLCRLPAARSQVSTREGASLLFARSPPANKVIKTRYRIVKKNVVFPSSSFSSPVPSWKTRRLGTSRSPLLNQARPSPQGSKSQPVPQGWRSKGYRCIGGVMYRVSANKLSKTSSTPGRGRDLSTKSPGRAARLSGTPGSTGFSPSGILNRSATSRYIASRAVQRSLAIIRQAKQKKEKKKEYCMYYNRFGKCNRGENCPYIHDPEKVAVCTRFLRGTCKKTDGNCPFSHKVSKDKMPVCSYFLKGICSNSNCPYSHVYVSRKAEVCQDFLKGYCPMGEKCKKKHTLVCPDFAKKGVCPQGARCKLLHPQKKRQPRGDVSDPPSKCRRLCEETGRNDPAQPCDDGEVPGPSGAEQEVKFWREADASQSSRLQKLPSFISLLSASPGDEGCKVERDEDEPGDEPGGTKWKRTSSWAASRDSENAAQEEGGGRGKRLQIKPRL
- the ZC3H3 gene encoding zinc finger CCCH domain-containing protein 3 isoform X2 is translated as MEESERLRREIRRLQGLIDSHRSAHGDAPRPPSWGNPRQPPFGRRGPFAGGYPPQPPRDFRQGRSWRKKYSLVNQPPPREAGNVGTSRVFGGGGAEGRAAPAPAAAPERHVDLTRDGNIVVGIQVTQRTELVLGPEGLGAEGLGAGGLGPEGFDPEGLGAEGLGAGGLGPGGLGPEGFDPEGLGAEGLGAEGFDPEGLGAEGFGPEGLGPEGLGAEGLGPEGFDPEGLGPEGFDPEGLGPEGLGAEGLGPEGFDPEGLGPEGLGPEGFGPEGLAGSYWEVPRLKTGGVAPGEGKNGQKSSAAPYPSRKGEPKPSLSVSFSSSHRVVSSSYPGPLDKPRTVRLSAEAAESSPAPCESAVAPKTEPQRSWPPPGCQQARHLVWCKPEPPAPGQSGCEQGGDVFREPKLLGGEEASSRPAAVLAAGAKSRFAALHKAPGLQRAAAAASGKASKFKKTNYTWVANPGRCCRAVKRWGSPRAPDGARKTPGGAERAAKASPKADLGSKARKWPLQPKPGVSPSKYKWKASALQASPSTSRSAFRWRCEDEKKPAVSAFPQASRPPSAAAAGLGGAKPFGDAVLSSYKVRSRTKIIRRKGSSGSPADKKSSPSPPTPLKSPFHAKKRNLRGKPALPKRCSPKGLLQLTKHRLCRLPAARSQVSTREGASLLFARSPPANKVIKTRYRIVKKNVVFPSSSFSSPVPSWKTRRLGTSRSPLLNQARPSPQGSKSQPVPQGWRSKGYRCIGGVMYRVSANKLSKTSSTPGRGRDLSTKSPGRAARLSGTPGSTGFSPSGILNRSATSRYIASRAVQRSLAIIRQAKQKKEKKKEYCMYYNRFGKCNRGENCPYIHDPEKVAVCTRFLRGTCKKTDGNCPFSHKVSKDKMPVCSYFLKGICSNSNCPYSHVYVSRKAEVCQDFLKGYCPMGEKCKKKHTLVCPDFAKKGVCPQGARCKLLHPQKKRQPRGDVSDPPSKCRRLCEETGRNDPAQPCDDGEVPGPSGAEQEVKFWREADASQSSRLQKLPSFISLLSASPGDEGCKVERDEDEPGDEPGGTKWKRTSSWAASRDSENAAQEEGGGRGKRLQIKPRL